The genomic window CTCTCCAGCCACGTTTCCGCCCGTTACGCGGAATGGCGCCGTGACAGGATGCTTCGTACCCTGGAGGGACTGCCGCCTGAAACATTGAAGGATATCGGATGGCCCACAGCCGACACCACGCGCGTACGCGCCGTCCGCAAATGATGGCCGACCGACGGCTCGCAACCAGTGCATGTGTTGCGAGCCATTGCTGCCGACCTTGACTTACATGACGAAAGGCGCAAATACACCTGCCTGTTTTGCATGCGACACACCGCCCGTTTTAAAGGCTTGTCGCAAAATTTGCATATTTCAAAAGCTATTTTTTGACAGCTCCGATTCCGAGGCGTATTTTTCGTTAAAGATGTCGTAATCAGGACATCCAGAAGACCAATTCCAAGGGAGGAATTGCGTATTCGCAACGGAGCACGGGCAAATGAGCAGAAACTCCCAGAAGAAACGCTCAATCGTCTTTTTTCTCATTCCGCAATTTACAATGCTGCCATTCGCCGCAGCGGTTGAAACGCTTCGCATCGCCAACCGAATGCTGGGTTATCAGGCCTATGAGTGGCGCATCGCCTCGCTCGATGGCGAGAAGGTCATGTCGTCAAGCGGCATCTGTCTCGAGGTCGATACCTGTCTCGCCGACGAGCGACGGTATGTGAACGGCGAAAACCGCGCAGAAATGGCGATCATCTGTTCGGGCATCGATGTGGATCAACACATCAACAAGTCAGTCAATGCCTGGCTGCGCGAAGCCTATAATCGTGGCATCGCCATTGGCAGCCTCTGTACCGCCGCCCATATCCTCGCGCAGGCGGGCCTGCTGAACGGCAAACGCTGTGCAATCCACTGGGAAAACCTGCCGGGCTTCTCCGAAGCCTTCCCACAGGTGGAAGTTTATGCCGACCTCTTCGAAGTCGATAGCAACATCTACACCTGCGCCGGCGGCACGGCCTCGCTGGACATGATGCTAAGCCTGATCGGCCAGGATTTCGGTGAAAACCTCGTCAACCGCGTCTGCGAACAGCAATTGACCGACCGGGTCCGCAGCCCGAACGACCGCCAGCGCCTGCCGCTGCGCGCCCGCCTCGGCGTGCAGAACAGCAAGGTCCTGTCGATCATCGAGCTGATGGAAGGCAATCTCGCCGAACCGCTGTCGCTGCTCGATATAGCCGACGCGGCCGATCTCTCGCGGCGACAAGTCGAGCGTCTTTTCCGGCAGGAAATGGGCCGATCCCCCGCCCGCTATTATCTGGAAATCCGCCTCGACCGCGCGCGCCATCTGCTCGTGCAATCGGCCATGCCGGTGGTCGAAGTCGCCGTCGCCTGCGGTTTCGTCTCGGCCTCGCATTTTTCGAAGTGCTATCGCGAAATCTACAATCGCACGCCGCAGCAGGAGCGCGCCGAACGCAAGCTCTTGATCAGTGCATCGCGGATGGCGATGGCGAGTCAGGCTGGCAAGGCCGCGCATTGATGCGCGGCTTTGAAAGCTGAGGCCTTTCAGCCTCGAAAAAACCCACCGTCACGCGAATGGTCGAACCGCATGGGCAAGGTCCTCCGCCGTCATGCCGTCACCTGCCCTGTGGCCCGCCTCACCATGCAGCCACACACCGGCCGCAGCCGCTTCGAAAGCGGGTGTGCCCTGTGCCAGCAGCGCGCCTATGATACCGGCCAGTACATCGCCTGATCCAGCCGTCGCAAGGCTTGCCGGCGCATTGGTGTTGACCAGCGCCCGGCCATCAGGTGCGGCGATCACGGTATCCGCACCCTTATAGACCAGCGCCGCGCCGCTGCGGGCCGAAGCGGCCTGTGCCTTCTCGATCTTGCTGAGCGTGATGTCGGCAGCAAGATCGGGAAACAACCGGGCAAACTCACCCTCATGCGGTGTCAGCACGAATTTGCCCGTGCCGGATGTGATGCGCTGGAACAGGGTTGCCGTATGATCCTTGAAAGCGGTGATCGCATCGGCATCCAGCACAACCGCCCTGTCTCCAATCAGGGACACGAATTCTCGCGCCTTTTCGAGATCACCAAAACCCGGGCCGAGAACGAAGGTGCCGTGACGCCGGTCGTCCAGCCAGAGCCGCAGATCATCGGCATTGTCCATCGGCGCATTCATCACGGCCGTCAGCGTCACGGAAAGCACGTCCAGCGCCTGCTTTGGCGCCGCGACGGTGACGATGCCCGCCCCTGCCTTCAGCGCCGCAAGCGCCGTCATGCGGCTTGCCCCGGTCGCATGGGCCGGGCCGGAAAAGACCGTGAGATGCCCACGACGGAACTTATGCGTCTCGAGATCGCTGGCCGGCAAGGCGTCACGCCAGACAAGCGGATGGTTTTCCGCAACCGAGCCTGCGTGATCGGCAAGGATGCGGGAGGGAATGCCGATATCGAACACTTCGAGCGCCCCGCAAAGCTCCCGCCCCGGCATCAATAGATGGCCGGGCTTACACGCCATGAAGGTTACCGTCCGCTCAGCCCGGAACGACGCGCCGAGCGGCACGCCCCGCCGGCCACAAAGGCCCGAGGGCAGATCGACGGCAAGCACAGGAACGGCCAGCTTCGTCACCGCCTCGATTATCCGGGCAAGTTCCTGCGGCACGTCGCGGGACAGTCCGGCCCCGAAAACAGCATCGATCACCACGTCGCCGGCAAGAGGTGCATAATCGCCAAGCGGCAGCGGCGTTACCCCGCTCCGTTCGAACGCCACCCGCGCATCGCCCCTGAGCGTGCCGGCATCGCCGAGATGATGAACCGCAACCGCCGCCCCGCTTTGCACAAGCGCCCGCGCCGCCACGTAACCATCACCGCCATTATTGCCGCCACCGCACAGCACGACGAAACGCAGCGCCTGTGGATAGTGTCGCAGCGCAGAAGCGGCGACCGCCTGCCCTGCCCGCTCCATCAGATCATAAAGCGGAATGCCGGATTGCCCGGCCGCCGCATCGATGCGGGCCATCGCCGCAGGGTCAAAAAGGGAAAGCTGAGAGAGGGATGTCATGCCCCGATCATCCCTTCAAAACGCCGGAAAGGCAATCGATACAAAAATAAGCAGATATGCCTGAATAAAATCTAGCCATTTGCACAAAATATAAACATATCAATCTTTAAGCGTCTCACCATTCTCAAATATTCAAAATTACTAAAACAATACAAAATAGCAGAATTGCCGAGGAATTTTTCGGGGTTTAGCGAGAAATTGGCTGGAAAACCGCCAAAACCGAATGCATTTTGTGTCGGAAAGCCGTGTCAGCGAAGTTTTTTCTTCCCGACCGCTTCCGATCTGGCACAATACGTGCATTCTTGTGGCAGAGCGGGAATTACCTGCTTTAACGGGAGAAGCGGAGAGATATTTTCTCATGAAAAAGATCGAAGCGATCATTAAGCCCTTTAAGCTCGATGAAGTGAAGGAAGCCCTTCAGGAAGTCGGACTTCAGGGCATCACGGTCACGGAAGCAAAAGGCTTTGGTCGTCAGAAGGGCCACACGGAACTCTACCGCGGAGCAGAGTACGTCGTGGATTTTCTGCCGAAAGTAAAAGTCGAAGTCGTATTGGCGGACGAAAATGCGGAAGCCGTCATAGAGGCAATCCGCAATGCGGCCCAGACCGGACGTATCGGCGACGGAAAGATTTTCGTTTCCAATGTCGAGGAAGTCATCCGCATCCGTACCGGTGAAACAGGCGTGGACGCCATATAATTAAAAGCATCCCGAGCCGGGGAGGCTTGGGTTTTCACCTCGTCATCATCACACTCAAGGAAAATGTTTAAATGACGACCGCAAACGATATCTTGAAGCAGATCAAGGATAACGACATCAA from Agrobacterium tumefaciens includes these protein-coding regions:
- a CDS encoding GlxA family transcriptional regulator; its protein translation is MSRNSQKKRSIVFFLIPQFTMLPFAAAVETLRIANRMLGYQAYEWRIASLDGEKVMSSSGICLEVDTCLADERRYVNGENRAEMAIICSGIDVDQHINKSVNAWLREAYNRGIAIGSLCTAAHILAQAGLLNGKRCAIHWENLPGFSEAFPQVEVYADLFEVDSNIYTCAGGTASLDMMLSLIGQDFGENLVNRVCEQQLTDRVRSPNDRQRLPLRARLGVQNSKVLSIIELMEGNLAEPLSLLDIADAADLSRRQVERLFRQEMGRSPARYYLEIRLDRARHLLVQSAMPVVEVAVACGFVSASHFSKCYREIYNRTPQQERAERKLLISASRMAMASQAGKAAH
- a CDS encoding NAD(P)H-hydrate dehydratase, whose translation is MTSLSQLSLFDPAAMARIDAAAGQSGIPLYDLMERAGQAVAASALRHYPQALRFVVLCGGGNNGGDGYVAARALVQSGAAVAVHHLGDAGTLRGDARVAFERSGVTPLPLGDYAPLAGDVVIDAVFGAGLSRDVPQELARIIEAVTKLAVPVLAVDLPSGLCGRRGVPLGASFRAERTVTFMACKPGHLLMPGRELCGALEVFDIGIPSRILADHAGSVAENHPLVWRDALPASDLETHKFRRGHLTVFSGPAHATGASRMTALAALKAGAGIVTVAAPKQALDVLSVTLTAVMNAPMDNADDLRLWLDDRRHGTFVLGPGFGDLEKAREFVSLIGDRAVVLDADAITAFKDHTATLFQRITSGTGKFVLTPHEGEFARLFPDLAADITLSKIEKAQAASARSGAALVYKGADTVIAAPDGRALVNTNAPASLATAGSGDVLAGIIGALLAQGTPAFEAAAAGVWLHGEAGHRAGDGMTAEDLAHAVRPFA
- a CDS encoding P-II family nitrogen regulator; the encoded protein is MKKIEAIIKPFKLDEVKEALQEVGLQGITVTEAKGFGRQKGHTELYRGAEYVVDFLPKVKVEVVLADENAEAVIEAIRNAAQTGRIGDGKIFVSNVEEVIRIRTGETGVDAI